atttaaatcTGCACTTTATATAGGACACTTCATTGCATGTATTGTTTACACTGCCCATCTGCAGGGtagaaaacatttacaattatatatCCTCCATATATTcatagagagagagggaaagagtaAATATAGAGAGATGACCTTTTTAGGacctagaaatgaaaaaaaaagaaaatatacaaataacataaattatataacataaaagaTTATGCAATATTATAGACCTACAATCTGTTATAAATGAAACGATACTTACTTAATGTCCTGCTTTTCCAGGAGACACCTGTAGGTGGCGATCTCCTGCTCCAGACGGCTCTTGATGTCCAGCAGTGCAGCATAATCTCTGCCCTGCTGCTCAATGCCACTGCGCACCTGACAAAGCTCTGCCTCGTATGTGTCGATATGTTTCTGGAAACCTGCTAGCATAGTGCTGTACCTAGCCTCTGTTTCCAACAGTGAGCACTCCAGTGCTCCTTTCTGTGTTGGTAAAGAGAACAGTTActgaataaaacatcataaaatcagGTTAAGGTTTAGCTCAGATAACAGCTAGCTAAAAATTGCTCATATCTAAAGATCAGTGCTGAAAACGTGTGCTTAGTTTTGGAAGTCACAGATTAAAACATGGAGATATCACTTAacagttaacattagttaacccTTTGTTAATTTTCAGACCCAAACTCTCTTTCCACTGCCTCTCACAAtccttttctattttttactttttgtctatCACATCCTGTGTTTACTGCATCTCACCATGCTGATTTGAGACTGTAGCTCGATCTCCAGACTCTGCAAAGTGCGTCGCAAATCTGAGATTTGGGATATGGAGGTTTCTAGGCACTCTGTGTTGGTGGCCGCATCTTTACACAGATCTGCCATTTAAAGAGAGTCACAAACAGACACATCATGTGAGCTGTTCAACTCATGAATCACTGAGCTGTGTTGCATGCATTAATACCAGACAGACAGTAATCTCACCTTCTCTTTGAACCAGCGCTCCTGTTTTCTGCAATGTTTGTCTATGATGGTCTCGTAATGACAACGGGTGTCTTCCAAAACCTTTTTCAGGTCTTGCTGAGGAGCAGCATCCACTTCCACACACACTTTTTTGTCTGTCAGCTGACACAGTAGTGCTGCCACATCCTATAAAAACACATGACTCAAGCATTATGGCTTAGGAAACTATTACTGTTCTTAATcttcattcaaaacattcaaaattttaaaaataattgtgctaCAAACCTCCTGGTGAGTTTTCTTCAAATACACCAGCTCCTCCTGCAGAGCGCAGTTCTGCGTCTCCAGGTCTGCTTTTGCAAGGCATGTCTTCTCAAGTATGCAACGCAGGTTATCAACGTCAGCTTTTACACACTGCCGTATCATCGCCTCATTCTCATGTCTGATTTATGGAAAgatcagagaagaaaaaaatcatcatgtttAAACATGACTATGATCTATGTACAAGCAAAAAGCTACAGACCCTAATCGAGTTAGATGTCATATTGACTTTTATGATAACAAAGCTGAAAAGGATAGACTTCAAAGTTTTTACGATGTAGGCtacacactgtataaaggtcctacatctttcaaaacaaaaagacGTTCATCAGTTTCAACCAATCAGCATATGTATAGCAAAACATCTGTATTTGCTTCCATACAgtacatttgtgtttatttatacattttgtttgtaaaaaaaaaaaaaattgcattcctTTCGGtgggaatttaaatttttttccaaaaagagaCACAAATGAGACCTTACTACTGATAGACAGAATTTGGTTTGTTAACCCcaatttatgaaaacatttgtaaatgtcaAATGCTCCAAAATAACTAGATGTTAAATTGCCTTTATAGAACTCACTTTATCTTGAAGTCCTCAGCAGCCAGTTTAGCGTTGTCGATCTGCAGAAGGATTTTGCCATTGTTGACAGTAGCATCTTTAATCTATAATGAAGATCGTTGACAAAGAAAACTATAAATATAGATCACATATAATAAAGCAattctttttgtattatatttgttcaCAGTAAAGTAAGTTTTTACTAATCTTCCATTTTGTACCTTTTCCTGAAGGCAATCGATGGTCTTGAAGTAGCAGCTGTAGTCCCTCTGGCAGATCAGCCCCTTCTTTTCATAGTACTCCCGGATCTGCTTCTCCAGAGTAACATTGGCAGCCTCCAGAAAGTGCACCTTATCTAGGTATGATGCCAGACGGTCATTCAAGTCTTGCATGGTGGCCTTCTCGCTATTCTGGAGGTAGTCATAACACCCTCCAGTCATGATTCTTGCGCCAAATCTTCCACCAGGGGAGCCAGCATTTAAACGATAAGAGCAGGTAGAGATGCGTGTCTTTTCTCCAAAACCACAGCCATAGACACTGTAAGCTTTAGGCGCAACTGTACCACAAAGACGAGGACCGATTATGGACTTTGAAGTCATGGAGAAAGAGCTGAAGGAGGACTTGGGGTTGGAGACAGAGCATGGCTTGGGGCAGGTCTCAGAGCAAGTCTTCACACAGGTATCGGAGCAGGTCTTGGGGAAGGTGAAGGAGCAAGTCTCGGAGCAGGTCTCAGAGCAAGTCTTCACACAGGTATCAGAGCAGGTCTTGGGGAAGGTGAAGGAGGAAGTCTCAGAGCAGGTCTCAGAGCAAGTCTTCACACAGGTATCAGAGCAGGTCTTGGGGAAGGTGAAGGAGCAAGTCTCGGAGCAGGTCTCAGAGCAAGTCTTCACACAGGTATCGGAGCAGGTCTTGGGGAAGGTGAAGGAGCAAGTCTCGGAGCAGGTCTCAGAGCAAGTCTTCACACAGGTATCGGAGCAGGTCTTGGGGAAGGTGAAGGAGCAAGTCTCGGAGCAGGTCTCAGAGCAGGATTCTGGGCAGGTTTTGAAGGATGACATGGTGGATGGATGCAGAGATGGATGAACGCAAAAGGTgaagatacaaaataaaatgctcaAATTGTCCTGAAGCGTATGGTGGCTCTAAGGCCAGCTCTGTCATCTTATATAGTTGGAGCTTTAGGGCAGGTTCTACAATTTGACaaagggagtgtgtgtgtgtgtgtgtgtgtgtgtgtgtgtgtgtgtgtgtgtgtgtgtgtcaccaccAGTAGTATTAGAACTCAAGAACCAGAGTATTACACCCTAATGAGGAAGCTACAAaagaatttatgtgtgtgtatatatatttctaaatcaaATTGGTGCCTAACTGGACAAAGCAGAAAATTATGAGTAAGTTTTAACAATTTAGACTTTTAAAGGCAGCACAAATAGCAAAGTGCGGGTGGTGTTTCAATTACACACATGACTCAAAGGTCACTTAATAGACTAATGCCTTCACAACAAAGACAGACTTAAGCACAAGATCAGAAAggcctattaaaataattttaagataaaatatggTCATTTTTAAATTACTGCAATTTTTTCCACATATATCACTTGGGTCTCTTGGGCCCAAAACATAAAACAGTCAACACATAAGTCAGAAAACAAGGCTTAAGTTTCTGATTTAACCTTGGATATTTAAACCTGTGCCAttcaaaaagtattttcagactccttgagggatttttttttcacagattcaTCCTTAGAATTtaaacttataaaatataaagtcttATGGGAAACTTCATGACTTCAATCATCTTATATCAAAATCATCAAGCAAGCAGGTCACTTTTAAGATAAAAGCaataatagatagacagacagaaagatttttctttcttttttaattctttctgtttttctaagCGCTCAAGAACGACACCACGTGTTTGATTGTACAAGTTTGCTATAATAGCGTGCCTATTCAAGTTACAAGACATAATAAAACCTTGCAGGACGAGTGATACAAaactctattttttaaatgtatatgacCATCAGTTGTCCAAATTTCTCAGTTTTAACGTTAAAAGAACTCATTGGGTGTTACAAAAATTTTAAAGTACAAATAACTGTTAGACAAGAACTATTCTGGTGAAACTGCTAGAATGCTGTTTGCAGGCTCAAATTATGGGGACCctattgatttcttttattataaCATATGGGTTTATTTGCTTGCAGCACTATTTTCTTCAGAATTTCCGGAAAGAAAAATATCTAGAACATGAGTGTCAGTGTGTGGCCAGTCTGACAAAGCACTAATTGGCTACTTAATGACAGTTCAATCATTTAGCTGTTTTAGAGAAAGGCATGAAAAGCAGTTGAGTGTCTTTAAGTAATAACTTGACTCAGTAGAACCATATGTGTAATTTCATGTGCAATAATTACATTCTTTTTAAAAGACTGTGTGAGAGTAGCCTAAAACGTGATTAGGAGCTAGACTCACCCGTTAATAATGGTGATGCATGTCTCTAGATCACATACCATAAAAAGGCATAAGACGAAGGCAAATACATTTCTGTTCAATCTGTCACAGTCTCAGAGGAAAAGAATTGTGTTTactcttttatttaaaacactacaTTTCTAATAATGCTCTggtgtataggcctatattacaAACATATAATAATCAAAACTCATTGAAAATCTATGAAGATCTATGTAAATAGATCCTCTCACTAACAGGTCAAGATGCCTGTACTTGTAAGCCTATATATTGGACAGCCTTTtggatgttatttttgttttctttgcgtacaaaaagtattcttgtagcttcgtaaaattacagatgaatcactgatggcagatggactattctgacaattcttttcatacttttctgggctTAGACATTGTTAATTGTTTGGCAGTCAGTGGGACAGTCACAAAACTCTCGGTtctaatccaaaatatcttaaattgtgttccgaagtcgaacgaagcttttacggctttggaacgacatgggggtaagttattaatgacaaaattttctttatggggtggagtaaccctttaaactaaataagtaacctttttctcaaattaaattaCTCAAGTAAAACATGTTGCCTTTGAAAAAATTCAAGTGTGCAAAAGATGCCTGCTCCCGGGACACCAGACTGAAGTTGTAATAAGACTGCAAATCCAGCCACAAAGTTGAGGTATGAATTCACAACCATCTGACCCTCAAATAGTCAAAAGCCACTGGGTGCAcctgaaattaataaatataagcaaTCATGTAACCTACAATGCAGTAtttcaacataaaatgtaatctaaattacAAGTTTATCAAATGATTTAAAGAATCAATACATTACCTTATATAATCAGCTTCAGAGTCTTGAAGCATCAAACACTTCTCCACATCAGCTACTATTCTTTCCACCTAcaagtcataaaaaaaattatcttgtgatttctttaaatgtatttacataaatgaGACCAAAATGAACACCCAAAaggcatatattttaaaatagacaaactcttacattttatcagtaaattaaattataatattacactgTAGAACTGTACcactaatcaaattaaataatttactttgcAAAATTACAACTGTGTTATGACATTAATGTTTTGCATTAATTTgtgaaaatacaattaataaatgttgggttaaatgcaatgatactttttAAACGTGAAACTAAACCGCCATTAGGTGGCAGCAAATAACTTAATGAGTGAGCCAATTGAGTcattaagggtgctttcacacttggttcgcttgcctggtccgaacccgagTTCGATTTCACCCCCTCTACCACCCTATTTAAGTGGGCTCGGGTACggttcggaagacagcgttcacatcatccaaacgaaccgaactctgacgtcaatcgaacccgggtgcgcaccaaaagtgctagtgtgaaagcaccctcatTGTACTGATCCGTTCAAagtgctgaatcattcagtaaaaaaaacGCTGAGTTTTGATTTGAGGATGAGCAAAATAGTTTTGCtttgatctttgtttggaactattttcgttggtGAAATAGAACAACAGTCAATATTGTATCTAAAAAGTAAGTAACTTGTTAGctaattgtttattgaactatgtATTTGCAATCGTGAAACTCAGCAAAACAGCTCACTTGTTATGCTACTTAACGATatcatatgttataaataaactCAGCAGTTGAACATTTACCTCATGTATCTTCCGTGAGTTTATGTGTGCCGTTAAGCTTGTTTTGATGTtgaatgtaatgttaatataatcgGAATCAGTCTCGCATTTCGATGCTTccctagggttttttttttttttttttttttttttacaaaaattttaatcAGGTTAACTTATCCAGTCGGGCATATAAAGATgcctttcactttaaaaaaaaatgtcaagttactATGACAATCGTTCGCACTGGGTTTTTACGTTAAAAGTTAggtaaactatattttaaatgctctca
This DNA window, taken from Cyprinus carpio isolate SPL01 chromosome B11, ASM1834038v1, whole genome shotgun sequence, encodes the following:
- the LOC109072092 gene encoding keratin, type I cytoskeletal 19-like, with product MSSFKTCPESCSETCSETCSFTFPKTCSDTCVKTCSETCSETCSFTFPKTCSDTCVKTCSETCSETCSFTFPKTCSDTCVKTCSETCSETSSFTFPKTCSDTCVKTCSETCSETCSFTFPKTCSDTCVKTCSETCPKPCSVSNPKSSFSSFSMTSKSIIGPRLCGTVAPKAYSVYGCGFGEKTRISTCSYRLNAGSPGGRFGARIMTGGCYDYLQNSEKATMQDLNDRLASYLDKVHFLEAANVTLEKQIREYYEKKGLICQRDYSCYFKTIDCLQEKIKDATVNNGKILLQIDNAKLAAEDFKIKHENEAMIRQCVKADVDNLRCILEKTCLAKADLETQNCALQEELVYLKKTHQEDVAALLCQLTDKKVCVEVDAAPQQDLKKVLEDTRCHYETIIDKHCRKQERWFKEKVADLCKDAATNTECLETSISQISDLRRTLQSLEIELQSQISMKGALECSLLETEARYSTMLAGFQKHIDTYEAELCQVRSGIEQQGRDYAALLDIKSRLEQEIATYRCLLEKQDIKS